Proteins from one Armatimonadota bacterium genomic window:
- a CDS encoding DegT/DnrJ/EryC1/StrS family aminotransferase, with amino-acid sequence MHNKLAIEGGTPAKTTPEPPMLPGAWEIGEAEKKAVLEVLDEKILFRYYGLPNRKSRVQEFEERFAAHIGTKYALAVNSGTSSLIAGLVGAGIGPGDEVIVPAYTFVASPAAIIAAKAIPVIAEVDNSLTLDPNDFERKITKYTKAVMPVHMRGTPCDMDRITNIAKKHGIKIIEDVAQSCGASYKGKPLGTFGDVGCFSLQMYKVITSGEGGVVVTDNSDIYDKARMYHDAAVRFWGEDTGMAIFPGVNFRMSELAGALALVQLSKLEDLLARMRENKRRIKSQIEPKKGLEFRKIYDEEGEAGLSLVMFMPNPEIAKQVAAALQKEGIGAGTIYNQGIPDRHIYTSWVEILSKTPDVQKGCPFTCAFYKGNVEYSPDMCPQTLDYLGRAIHLNVSPLLSPEDCDAIAFGINKVMTAML; translated from the coding sequence ATGCACAATAAATTGGCAATTGAAGGTGGCACGCCTGCGAAAACCACTCCAGAACCGCCAATGCTTCCAGGCGCATGGGAAATAGGAGAGGCAGAAAAGAAAGCCGTTCTCGAGGTGCTCGACGAAAAAATTCTCTTCCGCTACTACGGACTGCCGAACCGAAAGTCTAGAGTGCAAGAGTTTGAAGAACGATTTGCAGCTCATATTGGCACAAAATATGCGCTAGCAGTGAACTCAGGAACAAGCTCTCTCATTGCAGGCCTCGTAGGAGCGGGAATTGGGCCAGGCGATGAGGTCATTGTGCCAGCATATACATTCGTTGCGTCGCCTGCTGCAATAATTGCAGCGAAAGCTATCCCAGTCATCGCTGAAGTTGATAATTCACTTACGCTCGACCCGAATGATTTCGAACGCAAGATTACAAAATACACGAAGGCTGTAATGCCAGTCCATATGCGCGGAACTCCCTGCGACATGGACCGAATAACAAACATTGCAAAAAAGCATGGCATAAAAATAATCGAAGATGTAGCCCAATCGTGTGGTGCAAGCTACAAAGGCAAGCCGCTCGGTACTTTTGGCGATGTCGGCTGTTTTAGCTTGCAAATGTACAAGGTTATTACCTCAGGTGAAGGCGGAGTCGTTGTTACTGATAATTCGGACATATACGACAAAGCACGCATGTATCACGACGCTGCCGTTCGCTTCTGGGGCGAAGACACAGGCATGGCCATCTTCCCAGGTGTAAACTTTCGCATGAGCGAGCTTGCTGGTGCACTAGCCCTCGTTCAGCTTTCAAAGCTGGAGGATTTACTTGCACGGATGCGAGAAAACAAGCGTCGGATTAAGAGTCAAATTGAACCCAAGAAAGGTTTGGAATTTCGCAAGATTTACGATGAAGAAGGCGAGGCAGGTCTTAGCTTGGTTATGTTTATGCCGAATCCTGAGATAGCAAAACAAGTTGCGGCCGCACTCCAAAAAGAAGGTATTGGCGCCGGGACAATCTACAATCAGGGGATTCCAGACCGCCATATTTACACTAGTTGGGTTGAAATTTTGTCAAAGACCCCTGATGTGCAAAAAGGATGTCCCTTCACCTGCGCTTTTTATAAGGGAAATGTCGAATATTCACCAGATATGTGTCCACAGACACTAGATTATCTTGGCAGGGCAATACACTTAAACGTTAGCCCACTTCTTAGCCCAGAGGATTGTGATGCGATTGCCTTTGGTATAAACAAAGTAATGACAGCAATGCTGTAA